In Trachemys scripta elegans isolate TJP31775 chromosome 10, CAS_Tse_1.0, whole genome shotgun sequence, the sequence ACCTTCTATTAGTcccggggggaagaggggggggcgGCAGTTTCGTTTGTTTTATAGTTCATGAAACTGACGTAAAAAATACTGGAAGTATGCCACTACCAGAGCACTGATACAAACCATAATAGAAGCAAAAAAAGTCCTGTCAATTAAAGACTTCTGACCATCCTTAATTAGCTGTTTAGGATTTAAATCTTTTCTGACCAACTGTAAGTGGCAATACCAGAACTACTACAGCAGCTTTTACAGCACTTTTATACCTAGCCTCCCTCTGCTTTTTTTGATATAGTTGTAGTACATGTTGCTATTCCCACCCCCAAACAACAGGTTTAATAAACGTGTCATTCCCAAATTAAGGAAAGCAGATGACATCCCATTGGAATCAACAATATAATGTTTTGGACATAATTACTTTAAGAGTGTTTGCCCACTTATACTTATTCTGAGTATTTCCTAGCATCCATCCCAAAATCTCCTTCAAAATATGCATAAGGTTACTTGAGCTTACTCGTTGCAGCAGTCATCTACTCCTCCCTTCAGCCTCTGTTTTTAAATCGTCTCTACTAAATAGCTCTTGCACCTGCATCTGCAGCTATTGATAAttttcccaagcagcagcagtgaaattGACCCAATTCTTGTCAGTTTTCAATGCAGCTATTCAGAACCCTACTGGTAGCAGTAACATTGACCAaaaaaagtgggtgaggtaatacagtatcttttattgaaccaacttctgttggtgaaagagacaagcttttgagctacacacagttcttcttcagatctggtCAGTCTGCAGCTTGACAAAAGCAATAAAGCAGTAGGCAAGAAGCAGTAAATAAGGCACTGAACCAGTCTGCAGAATTAGGAAGACAGCAATGCATTAGTTTAGCTTGATTTCAGGAAAGTGATCTTTGTaacaatatttttctctaaaagCCTATTGTATTACATTTAGGTTCGAATACCTTCCACATCACAGCATCTGGGCAGCTTCTAACAATAAATGACAGGACTAACATCTATCACGTGTGGTTCaattcttctctcccctctccgcAGATGGAGAATTGTGTGCAGAATGGTGTTTtggtagaaatgttttatttatgttaATACGTAcatgcttttttttaatattagaagAGAAAAGATCAAATAAGCACACCTTGCACATGGAACTAAAGGTAGTGACGTTTGTGATGGTCATTCCAAGCTCAAATCCTGCATAAGTTGCTAACATCTACTCACCGTAAATACATGTATTTTTTGAAGTCCTGTGCACATAATCAGAGTGCACACACACTCATCTTTGAAGCATAAACACAAATATAACAGCTTCTCATCATACACATAGTACTAGGTCCATTGACAAGCCTCCCTTTTCTAAAGCTACTTCAGGGTTGGTAGTACTAGTTAAGAGAAAAACCAGCAGCTTGAAAATTACAGCTGGGATTTTCCGAGAGACCTAGGGGTGGCACCCACCACATAATTCAAGACATATAGATGACCTCTGAAATTCCTAGCCTACATTTCTAACTGAAAATTTCTTTACCTACTATATAGTTACAAATAACAGCCAAGATGACTACAACTGAAAGGCAGCAGGAAAATGCTTTTTTGTTCAATTTCTTTATTTTGTGAATTTCAGAGTACTTTGTGTATAATCAGGTTCACTCTTTTGACAATGATCAGCTGGGATTGCTTCCTGATGCAAAGTTCAGAGGAATTTGATGTTGTTCTAACTTGCTAGAAAGATGCTCAGaaaccaacagagggtcctgtggcacctttaagactaacagaagtattgggaacataagcttttgtgggtaagaacctcacttcttcagatgcaagtgacttgaggtgaggttcttacccacgaaagcttatgctcccaatacttctgttagtcttaaaggtgccacaggaccctctgttgctttttacagattcagactaacactcaTAAATTAGTGTGACAACAGAGACAGATTTCaagtttcttcttttttaaagacTCAAGATATCGGACCCAGAAGTTGATCTGAAGAACAATTGAGTTTTTTAATCAACTAAAGTAGAGGGAATTCCTTTTGCTTCTGCCAGAGCAGCTCTCACTACAGAGCAATGAGAAAACATCCACTGCAGCCGTCAGGGGCACCCTACACTGGCTGTAAGGTCACTACTGTATTTCATTAGCCATTGGTCCTACACAGGAGTAGGGTTTAAGAATCTTTAGATTCCCCACCTCGCCCTCCCCACCCTCTAGTGACTTCAGCGGGACCCAGCAGGCTCAGGGCGAGGGGGAGTCACTCGCAGGATCAGTGCCACCCCCAGCGCAGCCGgatgcactgggggggggggaagagggggctggcaggaggccccgcccccacggcAGCAGCACGGTGGGACCCGAAGGCTACAGCAGACCAGCCTATGGCCGGAGTTTGCTGCCCGGTCGCGCATCCCTCTCCGTGTTCCCATGGGAGCGCCAGCGGTAGGAGGCGACCCCCGGAAGGGGCGAGGCCGCGCTCGCTGTGGCCCCCAACTAGGGACCGTACCGAGCCCTGCGGGGCTTCTGAACCCCgcgatgggggcagggaagaggcagggccggcgctcAGGGGGGCTCCTACTCCCGGTAGGTCCCCAGGAGAGGAGCAGAGCGGAGCCCGCACCGATACTCACCAGGGACCGCAGGACGCTGCAGTTACTCGCCTTCCATCAAATCCCACCGGTAGCCTTCCGCGTGACACAGCCTTTGAGTGATAGCCGAATCCTCCAGTCAGCGACCAGGCTGCCGTACTCCGCCCTAGAGTGCCCTGCTTTGGGGGCGGGACTTACTTGTCCCTCCTCATTCATGTTCAGTTGCGCCGCAAACCCCAGTGTTTGCAGTTTGAAAGCCGGCGCGGAAGGCCGCGGGAAGCGCTGCCGCTCGCTGATTGGCTGGGGATCTTAGCCAATAGCTGGTAGGGGCAGTAGGGTTCTAGTGGACCTCAGCTACTGGCCAGTCCTTTATCCCCCTTTTGTCCCCACTGTGCATCCCAGGCCTACAGCTGGGAGGGACCCTCACAGTAAGGGGATGTGGGACATGCACACACCAGGGGGGTCTACCACGTACAGATATGAAAGCAACATGTGATGCCTCACCACAAAACAGTGCCATAGCAACATGATGGCACCCTGACATGGCAACAAGACATGACATCACTGCAACATGCAATTGCATCACAGCAAGAGCCCATGACCATCTTAGGCTGAAATGTGCTGGTATCATATAGATGCCATGTGATGAGAGTTCTGAAACTGATTTTAAGATTAGCTGTTTGAGAGCAGCTTGTGGTTGACTATTAAATTGAGTATTGCTTGATTTCTTAATAAATCTCTGTGGGAGACAGGGGTGTATGAATAATGCTGCATATCACATGCTTGTATTGTAACATTTCCCCATTCACTGATAGCACTAGCTGATTGGGACATCCATGTTGTCCCTTTTCTGAATGGTAGCATTGGCTGGAGCCTTACAGGTTGGCTTCCCCATGGAGGGCACATCAGTCAACACATATTGAGTCTGGAAATAAGTGGCACCAATTCAGATACTTTGGTGGCAGGGGTCAAATTCCAGTCCTTCCCCTGCAGAGACCACATCCTGGTCCCTTCTCATCCCATTCTTCCTTCCGCAGGGAGCCACGGTCTCCGTTAGGCATAGAGTCTCCCTTTTCCCTTATCCATACAGCGAATGTGCCAATGGTTCCAGGAGCTGAGTTCTGAGGGGAGGCCTCTGCATTCAGCTGTATTAGAACACACTCCCCATGTGCCAAGTCACACCACCATTTGGCCCGACTATCCCTCCATCTGGACAGAAGGGCACCTAGCCAAATCTGAGTGGTATTTTGATCCCATGGGCCAGCTCACACTCCCACTCATGGAAATTTCCTCTGTTTTGTGGGGTGGCCGGGTCAAATTTCTATGCAGCTAAAAAGACACTCTGGGCTGCTCCAGCAGTGGTCATATTGATTAGTACAGGTCCACTGCTTAAGAATGGTCAAGCCATGGCTCCCTGATGCCATATAAAATTTTGAGCAAATACAAAAATCTTAGGGACGGGGGAGGGACACATTTGCCTCCCCAAATGGTGCAAATTGCTGGGCATAGTTTAAGTGTAGCTGATTTTATTAACACACATACACTAGTCTGAAGTGGTAAAACAACATTCAGGGCAATCCCCTTTTTCAGCACTTTCAACCCAACATCATTGCTTGAGTCTCAGaacaactctgcctcaagaattgatTATGATCAGAAACCCTTGGCAAAAGCCAAACGCTCCTGCTGCTCAAAGAACTCCACAGCTACTGCCTGTACCATAAATTTGCATAACAAAATTAATACTACAGAGGGTCTTCCCAAGTATGGATCATTTGCTCATCTGCTAAGAAAAAGAATAGGTGTAACTGCACCACGCATTGACACCTTCCATAAACAGTATAATTCCACTGCTTAAATCAGCATTAAATCATATAAACTTTGAAAGTCCTGATACAGACATATTGAGGCAGGTAAGAGcagacagatgtgtgtgtgtgtgtgtgtgtgtgtgtgtgttagttataACATTGTATTTATTGAAATTATCCAAATACAAATTTTAATTTGTTCAAGCAAATTTCTGTTATTTTAGTGGCATCGGCATGCACTTTGATAAAGGGCCTGAAATGCTCTGCATTTCCAGTGGGGTTTCCTGAAGTACATCTGTGTCCTTCCTTGTGGGGCTTAGTAACAtcttaataatacttagcacagaTAGAGCTTTACATGCATTAACCAATTCTTACAACTTCAGTTGCAAAGTAATATCCTCAtgggcacagaaaggtgaagtgacttgcataGGCATGCTTGCCAATTCATGCCACAGACTTTTCTCAGAGGCTCTAACATGGTTTTCAGGGAAACTTTCTAGCATTCTGCCACTGTGCACAGGATAATGTACTTTGTACGCAGTAGCTGGCACACACAGAGGGTCAGGGACCTTCATAAATACACAAATGATAGAGGCCTCTCTGTTTTTTGGAAAAGACGAACTGGAGTTCTAGGGTTTTAATCTAGAAAGTACCGGTATGTCTGTTGTCAACAGCATATGGATGTGTTACAGCAGCACCTGAGTTGTATCTGTAGGCTTCAGGATTCTTCCGTTTTCTCCCTTCCACAGCAACAGATTTTGAGATATTACTTGATTATTCCATCAGTGTACATTTTAGCCAgcttcttttcccatttttcctctcACAATTTTGCTTTAATGACACCCAAGAGAAGCCCAAGCCATAAAGTTTGGGCTCTGAGCCAAATTTTCCTAAAGGGTATGGATGTTCAATTTCAGGGTGGAGGTTTTAAGTCTATTTCTCATCAAGCTATAAATACCATACCCACATGCTAGATATTTTCTGCATGGACATCTGTCCAtgaaggaaaaatgaaagtcCTAGGACAGTCATTCTCAATATCAAATTCAGACAACTCTTCTCCCGTGGCCCCACAaccccaaatgttttgtttttcaagtcTTGGGAAGCTTTCAATTAATTATGGCAGAAGTGGAATTCTATACACTCTCACTTTCTACCTccttcctgggaggggaagagctccactcttcttcccttccccaccaccaactttgaagaggaagcagagaaactaCATGCAGTTCTCTTTCACAGACAAACAGCCAAAGGgttctctctgctcccccttAGGCTTAATGTGCTTGTATTGAGTAAGTTGCACGGTGGTGCTCTAGCTAAGAGGGAGAGTGTGCAGAGCACCAATCCAGAACCTGACACCACTTTGCCAGCAACTGTAAAGAACTCTTCAGTGACTCTCTCTGGGGCTCTGATCCACAGATTAGAACCTTTGCTGTGAGCAAACAGAAATAACATAGGTCTTCAGTACTGAAGGCACAAAATAGGAACCATGCCAGACAGTTATCAAGGCAATCAACTACAGTGACATTTCAAAGCTTCTCCTTGCTTCAAGGTGTGTATGTGAGCTTAATATTCTAAATGACTATTAATTACACGAGACAAAAGATTATAGCTTTTTCAGGCCTAGAAACTGATGAAAAAAACAGGGGAAATCATTTTACACTGCTTAAAAAATGGCTCGTCAAATAATCAGATTTTCCCTTCAATGGACCTTTTATCCTATATATGAGCCTTTCTTCTTTCAAGAAGCAAAGATATATCTCTGTAACATCCTATAACATGTTCATATTGAATGGAGGACACagaatttccttatttttaatgaAGCTCACTTACCACCAGATAATGGAATTGAATTTGGCAAGGGGTAGGTGCAGTTGATTGTGCCAAAAGGCATCACTTACTTTAAAACCAAGCAAGGATCGCCCTTACTAGAGCTGGGCTAATTATTTTCCACAAATAATTTATTCCcctaaaaatgcagttttggttgacccagagctatttgtgaatttgtgtaGTTTTTTTCTACCCAAAAACAaatctttgttttgatttttcagaatttccagcaaactgaaaaatccattattcggCCAGATCTAACCCTTAGATAACTCCCCACAAGGGCCTTCAGTTCCACTtccacctcctctctcctattACTCATTGAAACACTGCTCCTTAACTACCAATAAACTACTGACTCTCTCAGATATGCTGATTACAGGTTCGTTCAGATTTACAGCATTTATTGTGACaaaacagaatatattttcttaaaaagTCATTTCCAATGTCTATGATCAAATGGAATCTAAGCAAGCAAGGGGCAGATATCACATCATTTGGAGAAAAAGTTTGTACAATAATCTCTAGAACatgcaaaattcaatttttttttaaatatttccccccTCAAAATGTATCATTTGTCTCATTCAGTTTCCCTAATTTGTCAATATCAATGGAatcaatgaaaaatatatttaacctaCTTTTAAAAAGAGACATTTCCAGTAATTGTTGGCAATAATTGTAAAATTATATGCAAGACACAAAAATATTAGAATCTAGCATGCTTGCTCTTTGATACATTCTATTTCAAAATTACacttcatttacatatctttatTTCCGTTTAGTAAATGTTGCATAATCTCAAATCTTTGAACAGTCAGACAGTGATTAAACAACTGATTGTTACTAAGAAAACAAGCAACCTTTCTATTGTGTATGccattcattttaaacattatttgcTATTAAAGTGCTGTTataagcaaaatgaaataaagttAGTGTCTACTGTAAGCAAGTGACATGTTAGTAATattcaaataatttgttttggCAAGTAGTTCTAAACCTACACATGTTCATGTATCCACTTGAAACTAAtccaatataaataatatttgtttCCAATAATTCCATGACTAAAAGGCACATACTAATGTCCCAGCAGTTTGTTCAAGTGAGTTTTTCCATGTATAAGTTTAATTGTGCTTTTAAATAGTTACTGATTCAGTATGACCTTGAAAGTGATATCTGTGCACGTCTTTTTTTCCCAAATGGATCTCTCACTCTCCAGGGGTTTCATTTTGCTAAGATTAACACTATATAGATCTATATAGCTATGCATATTGATCTCTATAGATCTACATAGATATACATATATTCAGACATACACATGAAAAGAAGTCTTCCGTAACAGCAGCTGAAAAGTGCAGTTTATACTTTTTCAGTTGGCTTTGTAGTAATGAAGTTTAAGAATAGTCAATGCAGTTTTCACAAATTAATTGCCTTGGGAATGTTGAGATCCAACAGTGTTATTTGTTGTATTGCATGTGTCCTGTGTTATTCTGTTTTCTCACTGGCTGTTTCAAGCTCACTTCACTTCCAGAAGAGATGATTGGCAGATTATTTTCCATGTGGTAGCGAATAAGATGACCCACACTATCAAACACATGGTCTTTGGTTCTGACctttaaagaaagcaaaagaatTGATTTAagtttattttcaattaaaaattaccactttgaagtcaacaggaattaaAGCCACTGAATTCAGCAGGGTCAATAGGCAGGGTTGTAGTGACACACACTAACAGAACAAATAGTTTAAATATTGTTCTGTTATCTGTTTTGCCTCTGGTTTTCCTATGTGCCAGACAAAAGTAACACCTGTGATACCCTGTCTTGTGCTAGGTACGTATTCTGCTATGGTGATGTCATACCCATTGCACAGGCAAGGGGAAcaatgagggagaaaggagaagtTGATGGAATGTGTACAGAACTGGGCGCAGGGGCATACAGCTGTGAAAGGGGAGCAAAACCACAATTTTTTCTCCCAAGAGgcatctcccctctctccctctagCAAATGCTCTCTGGTTCACTCCTGCCTGTTAGAAATATCACTCAGGGAAGCTCCTCAAGCAGCTGTACAGAAGTCCTAGAAGGTTAGATTTCAGGTGATACAACTGActctttccattattttttctGCATCTGGAAACCCTTCACTGATCAATTTTATTGTCGGATGCTATCAGCATTTCATTATAGCAACATTTAATACTCAAAGGATGTGTTAATTATACATCCATGTGACACAGCTAATTACAATAATGACCACACTCTTAAAAGTCTTGGGGTGAAGctctagccccactgaagtcattggcaaaactcttGTTTAACATCAACAGAACCCGCATTTCATCCTTGGCACTTTACCTTTGAAATGCTGGAGCAAACCAGTACCTTTTTATGAGATACTTTCTATACATGGATTATCCATACCTTGCCTTCAGGATCCACCAACAGTAAATGCTTTGCTTGCCCTCCTTGCAATCCACTCAATACATATTGACCAGGTGATGTTGCACTCTCTCGCACCAAAAAATCCCCGTCGTTGACCAAgaggttctctgctgctttcctgtttAATTTGCCATGGTAACAATCTTCATTCCTTAACTGTTGCTTTATTTGTGGCAGAACACATACACTATCCATGTTGGTTGTGGCACGCTGCTGAACAGCTTCCGGCAattctaaaattaaatgaaaggaaAGATGCTGGACCCTTCACCCAAAACTTCAGCATAAACACAAGagatataaaacatttttataccaCTGAAACACTGGGAGAGTCAAATGATTCAGATTTGAAGCTGTAATCAAACCAGTCTtccagataataataataattaacagttTCAAAGCCTTATGCGCACAGTAATATTCACAGCACCCCACCAACTTAGGTAAAacttatcacccccattttacacatgtaGAAACTTTGGAAAGTGTGAGATCCATTAAATAGTTAGTTCTCATGTTGCTAGGTAACAGGAACAGGGATTAGCCATTAAAAAGTTTGTTCTGATATTGTAGTGTTTGGGTTTTGTGTTGCAATGGTTGAGTGGGGGTGGGTTCCTCTGGGAAAGAATCACAAAGTTTGGAAGCTTAGAGAAGATTCCATCTTGCAATTGTATATCTGAATGTGGCATGTATTAGAAAGCTGTTGTTTATGTAGTTCAATGAACTACATACAATTATGAGTGGCACAAAAATACTTCTGTAGAGATGTGTGAGTCGTAAAACGTTCTGTCTTATACCAAAACCTACAGACAAAATtcttggtgtttgtttgtttgcatggtTACTTTTACCTATTGTATTATTAGCACATGAAAAATGACAAAGAACACAATCTGATTATTTGTGATCTGATaggtattttgttaaaaaaaaaaaaaaatcagatctttcCTGCAAAGCAAGTTTGTCTTTTGGCTACATTATTTAAAGATCTAATTTTTCATTCTTCTTTAGCTGGCACTGAAGAGAATGCCACATCTAATTCTGAGGGTCATGTTGAATGACTCCAGCTATGTACAGGAGTATAAGATAACATGACTGATACAGCCTGAAAGGAAGCatttacagcaggggtcggcaacattcagcacgcggcttgccagggtaagcaccctggcgggccgggcctgttttatttacctgctgatgcagcaggttcggccgatcgcggcccccactggccgcggttcgccgtcccgggccaatgggggcgtcaagaagcggcacgggcgagcgatgtgctggccgcggtttctcgccgcccccattggcccgggactgcaaaccgcggccagtgggggccgcgatcggccgaacctgccgcgtcagcaggtaaataaaactggcccagcctgccagggtgcttaccctggcgagctgcgtgccgaacgttgccaacccctgatttacAGCATGATGCATCTGCtaagcaaaaccaaaatgttaCTAAACACAACAACAGTATAGGTGGGTTGAGATACAGCCAGTCAGGCCTCAAATGACTCATAGGCAACATTTCTCTTCGAAAACTGACTGGTATCACTGTTTCAATGCAGTTTTGCTAGCAGGGCGTCCTCTGGCCTCTTTAAAGAGGGATTCTCCAACACAGAGGGGACCCACAGATCCAAGCTGGGAAAGTCTCTAATGCAGGCCTCCCTAGTCTCCATCCCCTTCTCTCTGTATGGAACCCAAGCCAATCGCATAAGCAGTTCAGGAAGGGAGAAGATAGGAAATGAGCAAATTTTTAACAATTAGGGTAACTGACCATTAAAACAACTCACCTATGgacatgatggattctccatcacttgaagtcttttaaatcaaatctggatgtctttctgaaagatctgctacAGTTCAAAccaaagttatgggcttgatgtagCAATTACTGGGTAAAGTTCTCTGAGCTAGTTTATGCAGAACATGAGACTAGATGAGCATAATGGTCCCTTAtgatcttaaaatctatgaaattgCAGCAGAGGCAGTTGACCTCCTTTGGGTCAGAATGGGTAAGATTTACATGCAGAAGACCATCCCATATCTTGGGGACATGATATGGCCCTACGTTTTCAAAGCAGCTTCCGGGACTGCCTGTCATTCCCTGTGAAAAGTTATAACCCTATGCATTTTATTGCCATTGATCAACTTCAGAAGACAGAAGTTAGATCTACTCATTGCTTGTCAGTATTTCTAATCTTTGGTGCTGCTTATCCTGAATTTAACAGCCAAAAGAGGTGCCTAGCAGTTacaagattttttcccctcccaaattATTATGGAGAAAACAGATTCCTTCCCCATGCATTCAGATGACAAGATCCTCATTTCAAGGCTTAGAAAAAGATGTCATTGAAATATGAACCTACTTTCATGACACAGCGGGCTCCCATAGACCTGGGCTGATGCAAGGCCTCTAGCTGTGTAGGCTGTAGTTTGCAGGGTCTGAGTGTTGATGTAACAAGGGTCATCAAAAAGATCCATTTTGCAAGCAGGTTTCGGTAAAGATACATCTTTTTTTGCCTTCAGTGATCTTTCACCATAGTTACCTGTAATTAGTGGCAATATACATTGCATCTTTTTGACCAAgctaaaaaaacaacagctgcaTCTGAATGTTGCAGCTTTGACATTTCCACTTAAACCCTTCAGGGACAAAAGAAAAATGTGCCAAATTATCTCATTTGTCTTTATTTCTAAAAAGCAACATCCTAACCATTTTAGAGTTAAAATGGGGTCATCAAAACTTCAAGCccttggcctaactctgcttctactgaagtcaatggtaaatctccattgacttcagtgagaacaatTTAGGCCAAAGCTGAGTAAACTTGAAAACCCCACCCTGAAGCTCTCTGTAGGGTTCACTGAAAATTATAGGAGTGGGTATTTATTATTATAGgagtattttatgtatttatggtCAAAATACATGCAGTTTTTCTTAACTTTTCTTTAGGTTTCTCATCTCAGGGTTCCTAATGCCCATCTATTGAGTATGTGGCTGATTATTTTTACTGGCCCTGGATAATTCTGAATAAATTAACTTTTTCCACACTTATTCTACCCTGATTCAGGTGTAAAAACATCTATTGAGTCTAATGGGATCTCTGATCTCTCCTCATTCTGGGAGCAATTTGTAGGAGAGGAGACtaaaaagagcttggcttgtttcgCCTAGGCACAACAAAGGCTCAGAAGAGATCTGATTGATCAGGGTACACCAGGGAGACAGAAGAGCTATTAAAACTAATGAACAATgtcagcacaagaacaaatgggtatacaTTTAGGCTATAAActagaagatttctaaccatcagaggagtgacattctggaacagcctcccagttTTAAGCTGAGTTTGTAAGTTTATCAATAGGATGACTGGACTTGAGGactcaggaggtcccttccaatcctaatgTACGTCTTTATGGAGACACACTGCACAGCCTCAGTTCTGTTGCTAAGCCCTTTCCCCTTCCTAGGAGCATTTTGGGAAGAGGAGGGAtttcttcctttccctgcccctgaaAGGTTGGGAGCTCGGAGCTGATTGGTGCTTTGTAGCTCTGCCTGGTGAGCCAGAGGAGCATCGCTCAGCCTATGGTCTTAATTCAGGAGAGGGTTAACCAAGCAGCACGGTATTAAGGGAATGCTATTCAGCTAGTCAAACAGTGACCATGTTTGTGCTATTTATCACatttattatttgatttattCATCCTTCATATGTAGAAATTAGTTGTTTCTCTTGTAAACATGGCAAATGCAGAaatattgcaaataaataaatttaacacCACCGTGTGGGCAGTGTAATATAATCCCCACCAGCAGGgccaatgggatttttaaaagggccTCGTTGTAT encodes:
- the SHC4 gene encoding SHC-transforming protein 4 isoform X5; protein product: MNIKLIISMSSLTLMNVDTQQIIANHHMQSISFASGGDPDTTDYVAYVAKDPVNQRACHILECPNGMAQDVINTIGQAFELRFKQYLKNPSTLITSNESEVMNLDGSAWNTQEKEDYEYYNEIPGKEPPTGGLLDMRMKVQTEQRENCPIQCEKQYCLAGSPKCINIYENCPEENKSVGNYGERSLKAKKDVSLPKPACKMDLFDDPCYINTQTLQTTAYTARGLASAQVYGSPLCHEKLPEAVQQRATTNMDSVCVLPQIKQQLRNEDCYHGKLNRKAAENLLVNDGDFLVRESATSPGQYVLSGLQGGQAKHLLLVDPEGKVRTKDHVFDSVGHLIRYHMENNLPIISSGSEVSLKQPVRKQNNTGHMQYNK